A section of the Arcobacter roscoffensis genome encodes:
- a CDS encoding peptidoglycan synthetase — translation MQISSLIDIIDGRLLNSPSISFIYSFKTDPTKVNEGDLFIAKTINDIPLAVENGAFAIVTQEVHPIIDKEIAWIKVLDIDLSLIQLIRFKLANYSLQAYICNSATYGLLKLYSNSSSKNLKFLSNDLNDFIKNIDDIQDNDILISKDKELLEKIYPNVNLFNKNNLSYENLVEHSLFEVSFTYKNIYFSKLRLSKIYITDFLSVYDFLDLELDLSKLKTFKYFKPLFLDKSLEIIEFGKSDKFIITQNDNSLVKNEINYLKNRFTYAKTLYLTSKYNSNLGSKQTIVKTMDELKKALKENSFNAAYIIGFKYDDISKALQKLEKQASLF, via the coding sequence GTGCAAATATCATCATTAATAGATATAATTGACGGAAGACTTTTAAACTCTCCGTCAATCTCATTTATTTATTCATTTAAAACAGATCCTACAAAAGTTAATGAAGGAGATTTATTTATAGCTAAAACTATAAATGATATACCTTTAGCTGTTGAAAATGGAGCTTTTGCTATTGTAACTCAAGAAGTTCATCCAATTATCGATAAAGAAATTGCTTGGATAAAAGTTCTTGACATTGATTTATCTCTCATTCAACTTATAAGATTTAAGTTAGCTAATTATTCATTACAAGCATATATTTGCAATAGTGCTACATATGGTTTATTGAAGTTGTATTCAAATAGTTCTTCAAAAAATCTAAAGTTTTTATCTAATGATTTAAATGATTTTATTAAAAATATTGATGATATTCAAGATAATGATATATTAATATCAAAAGACAAAGAATTATTAGAAAAAATTTATCCAAATGTTAACTTATTCAACAAAAATAACTTAAGTTATGAAAACTTAGTAGAACACTCATTATTTGAAGTTTCATTTACGTATAAAAATATTTATTTCTCAAAACTTAGATTATCAAAGATTTATATAACTGATTTTTTAAGTGTTTATGACTTCTTGGATTTAGAGCTTGATTTAAGTAAATTAAAGACATTCAAATATTTTAAACCACTTTTTTTAGATAAGTCTTTGGAAATAATTGAGTTTGGGAAAAGTGATAAGTTTATTATTACTCAAAATGATAATTCTCTTGTAAAAAATGAAATAAATTATTTAAAAAATAGATTTACATATGCAAAGACTTTATACTTAACGTCTAAATATAATTCTAATTTAGGTTCAAAGCAAACTATTGTTAAAACTATGGATGAATTAAAAAAAGCACTTAAGGAAAACAGTTTTAATGCTGCATACATAATTGGTTTTAAATATGATGATATTTCAAAAGCTTTACAAAAACTAGAAAAGCAAGCTTCGCTTTTCTAG